In Gemmatimonadota bacterium, a genomic segment contains:
- a CDS encoding nucleotidyltransferase family protein — MVQFDGKQLADICRRHDVRRLRIFGSASRGEEGAESDIDLLVDFGSPKGFFELLRLEDELEGFFGRPVDVVTEPGLSPYLREPILASASVIFDAAA; from the coding sequence ATGGTCCAATTCGATGGGAAGCAACTCGCCGACATCTGTCGGCGCCATGACGTAAGGCGCCTCCGCATCTTCGGTTCGGCATCGCGCGGTGAGGAGGGTGCGGAGTCGGACATCGATCTGCTGGTGGATTTCGGTTCGCCGAAGGGATTCTTCGAGTTACTCCGTCTCGAGGATGAGCTCGAGGGCTTCTTCGGGCGCCCGGTCGACGTCGTCACCGAGCCGGGGCTGAGCCCGTACCTGCGGGAGCCCATCCTGGCCAGCGCCTCCGTCATCTTCGATGCCGCCGCCTGA
- a CDS encoding universal stress protein: MFRALLLPLDGSALAESALPVAATLARRLGARVDLLHVLERHSRGTVHGQPHLTQRAEAEGYLETVLRRLLAEGVSARALLRTGDADLGGSIAACAAELGSDLIVLCSHGTRGVRGLLFGRVAQQVLCRGSIPVLLVPAARQPREQPYNCGRILAPLDGSRAAEAALPASARLTSALGAELLLVRVVPTVGTIPGEEAVAARLMPSAAAALLDEEAAAAAKYLQEVSARLRAGGLPVQAVVGRGDPAQGLLDVAAGRQVDLVALATHGRAGVAAVWAGSVVAKLVERSRQPMLLIRAPAAGPTALPELVSTFHPDPSSPGR; this comes from the coding sequence ATGTTCCGCGCCTTGCTGCTCCCCCTGGACGGCTCTGCCCTGGCCGAGTCGGCGCTGCCCGTGGCCGCGACGCTGGCCCGCCGGCTGGGCGCGCGCGTCGACCTGCTGCACGTGCTCGAGCGCCACAGCCGGGGCACGGTTCACGGCCAGCCGCACCTCACTCAGCGGGCGGAGGCGGAAGGCTACCTGGAGACGGTGTTGCGCCGGCTGCTAGCCGAAGGTGTGTCGGCCAGGGCACTGCTCCGTACCGGCGACGCCGACCTGGGAGGCAGCATTGCCGCCTGCGCCGCCGAGCTGGGCTCGGACCTGATCGTGCTGTGCTCGCATGGCACCCGGGGGGTGCGGGGGCTCCTGTTCGGCCGGGTAGCGCAGCAGGTCCTGTGTCGAGGCAGCATTCCCGTCCTCCTGGTTCCCGCAGCGCGCCAGCCTCGGGAGCAGCCGTACAACTGCGGGCGCATCCTGGCACCATTGGACGGCAGCCGGGCGGCGGAGGCTGCGTTGCCGGCGAGCGCGCGACTGACCAGCGCCCTGGGTGCCGAGCTCCTGCTCGTGCGCGTGGTGCCCACGGTGGGCACCATACCCGGGGAGGAGGCAGTGGCTGCCCGGCTGATGCCCAGCGCGGCGGCCGCCCTGCTGGATGAGGAGGCGGCGGCAGCCGCCAAGTATCTGCAGGAAGTCAGCGCGCGGCTGCGAGCTGGGGGGCTGCCTGTCCAGGCGGTAGTCGGCCGGGGCGACCCCGCTCAGGGGCTCCTGGACGTCGCCGCCGGCCGGCAGGTGGACCTGGTCGCGCTGGCGACCCACGGCCGGGCCGGCGTGGCCGCCGTTTGGGCTGGCAGCGTAGTGGCCAAGCTGGTGGAGCGGAGTCGCCAGCCCATGCTGCTCATCCGCGCACCGGCCGCCGGGCCGACGGCGCTACCGGAACTGGTTTCCACCTTTCATCCTGACCCATCCAGCCCTGGCCGTTGA
- a CDS encoding DUF86 domain-containing protein, protein MLSAIDRLSELLARTDRDTFHRDWVVQDAVIRELEVLGEAP, encoded by the coding sequence ATGCTGAGCGCGATCGACCGGCTCTCCGAGCTGTTGGCAAGAACTGATCGCGACACGTTCCACCGGGACTGGGTGGTTCAGGATGCGGTCATCCGTGAACTCGAGGTGCTTGGGGAGGCCCCCTGA